A region from the Corylus avellana chromosome ca7, CavTom2PMs-1.0 genome encodes:
- the LOC132188700 gene encoding uncharacterized protein LOC132188700, protein MGDSSSASYIHLVQHLIEKCLIFHMTKQECMEALSKHGNIQPVITSTVWNELVKENKRFFEAYTQSHESKADDQMSEEETRQMIQKMISDSSKGSDN, encoded by the exons ATGGGGGACTCTTCTTCTGCTTCATACATACACCTG GTGCAGCACCTGATAGAGAAGTGTCTGATCTTCCATATGACTAAACAAGAGTGCATGGAAGCCCTTTCAAAACATGGAAACATCCAACCTGTCATCACCTCCACTG TGTGGAATGAACTGGTGAAAGAAAACAAGCGATTCTTTGAGGCGTATACTCAATCTCATGAGAGCAAAGCAGACGACCAAATGTCAGAGGAAGAGACAAGGCAAATGATCCAGAAGATGATTTCGGATTCCTCGAAAGGTTCCGACAACTAA
- the LOC132187801 gene encoding uncharacterized protein LOC132187801, which produces MGDSSASYIHMVQHLIEKCLIFHMSKEECMEALSKHANIKPVITSTVWNELEKENKEFFEAYAQSQSKADRMSEEETSQMIQKMISDSSSKDSDE; this is translated from the exons ATGGGGGACTCTTCTGCTTCATACATACACATG gtgcaGCACCTGATAGAGAAATGTCTGATCTTCCATATGAGTAAAGAAGAGTGCATGGAAGCCCTTTCAAAACATGCAAACATCAAACCTGTCATCACCTCCACAG TGTGGAATGAACTGGAGAAAGAAAACAAGGAATTCTTTGAGGCCTATGCTCAATCTCAGAGCAAAGCAGACCGAATGTCGGAGGAAGAGACAAGCCAAATGATCCAGAAGATGATTTCGGATTCGTCCTCCAAAGATTCAGACGAATAG